From Oligoflexia bacterium, the proteins below share one genomic window:
- a CDS encoding sterol desaturase family protein, whose amino-acid sequence MNDTDVNFKSNNNVSPDMFKSSFLNFLTRTHISLPLIIFYGSSAYLLFFPKSAVPLTAMHTLGLFCLGLLIFTFVEYNIHRFIYHPVGNLNWAKKIAYSVHGIHHDYPKDKMRLALPPWLSVLIAYLIVVLFEKVAPNQAQPLASGFLFGYATYLVVHYAVHIFPTPRNFLGVLWKNHNLHHYKYKDKLYGVSSPLWDYVYRTHAPKKKT is encoded by the coding sequence ATGAATGACACAGATGTTAACTTTAAAAGCAACAACAATGTTTCACCTGATATGTTCAAAAGTTCTTTTTTGAATTTTTTAACCAGAACACATATATCTTTACCCTTAATTATATTTTATGGTTCTAGCGCCTACTTACTCTTTTTCCCAAAATCAGCAGTGCCTTTAACTGCAATGCATACGCTAGGCTTATTCTGTTTGGGTTTGCTTATTTTTACTTTTGTTGAATACAATATACATCGTTTTATTTATCACCCGGTAGGTAACTTAAATTGGGCAAAAAAAATTGCTTACTCAGTGCATGGCATTCATCATGATTACCCAAAAGATAAAATGCGTTTAGCTTTGCCACCTTGGTTAAGTGTACTCATTGCTTATTTAATTGTAGTCTTGTTTGAGAAAGTTGCGCCAAATCAAGCTCAGCCTTTAGCCTCTGGTTTTCTCTTTGGTTATGCCACTTATTTGGTTGTTCATTACGCGGTACATATTTTTCCAACTCCAAGAAATTTTTTAGGTGTTTTATGGAAAAATCATAATTTACATCACTACAAATACAAAGATAAATTGTATGGTGTATCTTCCCCACTATGGGATTATGTTTACAGGACCCATGCCCCTAAAAAAAAGACTTAA
- a CDS encoding glycosyltransferase encodes MNTRVSKLEKLLTVIVVAYNEEDHIAQCIDSILNQSIAYPYDIVVVDDGSTDQTPNILKQYQGSIKIIHTKNQGPSHARNLAVQSLQTPWLAFFDADAVLDHQCLEILFKHVQELEMAETVSFSIGGQQSVSPNAQKVEQNTAAFLQSLSFVSDYLHESETLKKVEHVPSCNVIYSRQSILSLGGFDEKLWPCEDLDLDLRLKKKLGHQVFYCPKAKIFHRRPKTYLDLLKMFHRYGFGHGLLVKKHGLCQRLHFLPFLSVAVLLGLLVIGIQWLNTACLLIAGIFIFNFIFWLLRRKQLKESLLFSCLFITCITVWNLGFGRAMFAQKTRFGHD; translated from the coding sequence ATGAACACTAGGGTATCAAAACTGGAAAAACTGTTAACAGTTATTGTTGTTGCCTATAATGAAGAGGACCATATTGCCCAGTGTATCGACTCGATACTCAATCAAAGTATTGCTTACCCTTATGATATTGTTGTTGTAGATGATGGCTCAACCGACCAAACGCCTAATATTTTAAAACAATATCAAGGCTCAATTAAAATTATTCATACAAAAAATCAAGGCCCAAGTCATGCACGTAACTTAGCCGTTCAAAGTCTTCAAACGCCATGGCTTGCTTTTTTTGATGCGGATGCAGTCCTTGATCATCAGTGTCTTGAGATCCTTTTTAAACATGTGCAAGAGTTAGAAATGGCTGAGACAGTCTCTTTTTCAATTGGGGGGCAACAAAGTGTTAGCCCAAATGCGCAAAAGGTTGAACAAAATACTGCGGCATTTTTGCAGAGCCTTAGTTTTGTATCTGACTATTTACATGAATCAGAAACGCTCAAAAAAGTTGAACATGTCCCCAGTTGTAATGTGATTTATTCTAGGCAAAGTATTCTTAGTTTAGGTGGTTTTGATGAAAAATTGTGGCCTTGTGAAGACCTTGACTTAGATCTCCGCTTAAAAAAAAAATTAGGCCATCAGGTTTTTTACTGCCCAAAAGCTAAAATTTTTCATCGACGGCCAAAAACCTACCTTGATTTGTTGAAAATGTTTCATCGTTATGGTTTTGGGCATGGCTTATTGGTCAAAAAACATGGTTTATGTCAAAGGTTACACTTCCTTCCATTTCTGAGCGTTGCAGTATTATTGGGTTTACTCGTAATTGGCATTCAATGGTTAAATACTGCTTGCTTACTCATTGCAGGAATTTTTATATTTAATTTTATATTTTGGCTTTTAAGGAGAAAACAGTTAAAAGAATCCTTGTTGTTTTCATGCTTATTTATAACGTGCATAACGGTTTGGAATCTTGGTTTTGGCCGGGCAATGTTTGCCCAAAAGACTCGCTTTGGTCATGATTAA
- a CDS encoding HD domain-containing phosphohydrolase: MTQLSEKDFHDLLTIGVALGTQKNLSDLLHIILEKGKDILRCQKASFFYVDSSSPITSKQLVYFSLQHKQAQLTFPIDNHSLAGYVASHKCLLNIEDVHQLESDLPFNFNPRFDHQGTIKSISLLSAPLLDHEGKLIGVLQFFNKLSPEKNIISFNQRDEFILKSLSNQAAVSIVSAKSNEDIKNLFEGFIRASVTAIESRDPTTSGHSERVAKLTLSLSQEVNDINHGQFKNINFDHSQFRQIEFAALLHDFGKIGVREHILSKANKLYPHELPAIFNELDLILNELTLYYAQLKIDHLEQYKKVDIHLFAQFDLDVIQMKKNIDQLKTLLTAANQPGETTKHALEKIEKLLELIKESAKTTRIVVNQDQLQRLKIESGTLTQAERLQIQEHVTNSFMFLQRIPWTRSFEKVPEIAFSHHEKIDGSGYPRGLKGNQIPLESRIMTVADIFDALVSLDRPYKKALPIKDALTILKQEAARQKIELDLVNLFIQKNVYKATHK; encoded by the coding sequence ATGACTCAACTAAGCGAAAAAGATTTTCATGACCTCTTAACCATTGGTGTGGCCTTGGGTACCCAAAAAAACCTTTCTGATCTTTTACATATCATTTTAGAAAAAGGGAAAGATATTTTACGGTGTCAAAAAGCTTCTTTCTTTTATGTAGACTCTTCAAGCCCAATTACTTCCAAGCAACTTGTTTACTTTTCTTTACAACATAAACAGGCACAATTAACATTTCCCATTGATAACCATAGCTTGGCCGGTTATGTAGCAAGCCATAAATGTTTATTAAATATTGAAGATGTCCATCAACTCGAATCAGATTTACCTTTTAATTTTAATCCACGATTTGATCATCAAGGAACAATCAAAAGTATTTCGCTTCTATCCGCACCACTTTTAGATCATGAGGGCAAACTTATTGGCGTATTGCAGTTTTTCAACAAACTATCTCCAGAAAAAAATATTATCTCATTTAATCAAAGAGATGAGTTTATTTTAAAAAGCTTATCCAACCAAGCTGCAGTTTCTATTGTCAGTGCAAAAAGCAATGAGGATATAAAAAACTTATTTGAAGGTTTTATCAGAGCTTCAGTTACTGCAATTGAATCACGTGATCCCACCACGTCTGGGCACTCAGAAAGAGTTGCTAAATTAACTTTAAGCTTAAGCCAAGAAGTGAACGATATTAATCATGGACAATTTAAAAACATTAATTTTGATCACTCACAATTTCGACAAATAGAGTTTGCGGCCCTTCTGCATGACTTTGGAAAAATTGGGGTACGTGAGCATATTTTATCTAAGGCAAATAAGCTTTATCCACATGAGCTTCCTGCAATTTTCAATGAATTAGATCTTATTTTAAATGAACTTACATTGTATTATGCTCAATTAAAAATAGATCATCTTGAACAGTATAAAAAAGTTGATATTCATTTATTTGCCCAATTTGACCTTGACGTCATCCAAATGAAAAAAAACATAGACCAACTTAAAACATTACTAACTGCTGCCAATCAACCTGGAGAGACAACAAAGCATGCTTTAGAAAAAATTGAAAAACTTTTAGAACTTATAAAAGAAAGCGCAAAAACCACGCGTATAGTTGTCAATCAAGATCAATTGCAACGCTTAAAAATTGAAAGTGGCACCTTAACCCAGGCAGAACGTCTACAAATACAAGAACATGTTACCAACTCTTTTATGTTCTTACAGAGAATTCCTTGGACAAGAAGTTTTGAAAAAGTTCCAGAAATTGCTTTTAGTCATCATGAAAAAATTGATGGTTCTGGTTACCCAAGGGGTTTAAAAGGCAACCAAATACCCCTTGAATCAAGAATAATGACTGTAGCAGATATTTTTGATGCTCTGGTTTCTCTTGATAGGCCGTATAAAAAAGCTCTCCCCATAAAAGATGCCTTAACCATTCTTAAGCAAGAAGCTGCAAGACAAAAAATTGAACTTGACTTAGTTAATCTTTTTATCCAAAAAAATGTGTACAAGGCAACTCATAAATGA
- a CDS encoding DUF4197 domain-containing protein, translating to MIRNTLLLLCTVLLLHCAETSDFLKQAGASVNGLTFSEEEMSTALKQALSIGTDNSVQLLSSVDGYYKDDLFKITFPNEASKVESTLRSLGMSSLVDKTILSLNRAAEAAASEAKPIFLDAIKQMTLKDARNIVLGSEHAATDYFKTKTQTQLSKRFSPIIENKLDAVNANQYWKTVMSNYNKIPTTKAVETNLTAYVTQRAIDGMFLSVAQEEEKIRENPALRTTKLLKQVFAYADANKN from the coding sequence ATGATTAGAAACACACTTTTATTGCTATGCACTGTTTTATTATTGCACTGTGCTGAAACATCTGATTTTCTTAAACAGGCTGGAGCATCGGTTAATGGCTTAACCTTTAGCGAAGAAGAAATGTCAACGGCTTTAAAGCAAGCCTTGTCTATTGGCACAGACAATAGTGTTCAATTGCTCTCTTCTGTAGATGGCTACTATAAAGACGATCTTTTTAAGATAACATTTCCAAATGAAGCCAGTAAAGTTGAAAGTACTTTGCGTTCATTGGGTATGAGTAGTTTAGTTGACAAAACTATCTTATCCTTGAATCGAGCTGCCGAAGCTGCTGCCAGTGAAGCAAAACCTATTTTTTTAGATGCCATTAAACAAATGACACTTAAAGATGCACGCAATATTGTTCTAGGTTCTGAACATGCCGCAACTGATTACTTCAAAACAAAAACCCAAACACAGTTAAGTAAACGATTTTCACCCATCATTGAGAATAAATTAGATGCTGTGAACGCCAACCAATATTGGAAAACGGTTATGAGCAATTACAATAAAATACCAACAACCAAAGCAGTAGAAACCAATCTGACAGCTTATGTCACACAACGTGCTATTGATGGGATGTTTTTATCTGTTGCTCAAGAAGAAGAAAAAATTAGAGAAAACCCAGCCCTTAGAACAACCAAGTTGCTCAAGCAAGTCTTTGCCTATGCAGATGCAAACAAAAATTAA
- a CDS encoding DUF87 domain-containing protein, whose protein sequence is MEKIMESIGSFYLGKQYDVENQEILEDMTYYDAKDLCTHAVCLGMTGSGKTGLCVSLLEEAILDQIPIIAIDPKGDIANLMMISPNFASEDFIKWVDPGKAAVKGVTLQAFANKEAEKWKEGTVSWHQNANRIKALKENANINIYTPGSEKGLQVSILKSLNKPQTESLTEINDHAEHLIEGLLTLMGEKIESQSPLFVYLTSTLIHLWKKLNQISLGNLIKEVQNPSQKKIGVMDIDQFINEKQRLNLAMKLNALLASPSFSLWSQGDGLDIQKLLWDENGKAKVNIFSIAHLSDSERMFFVSSLLEEIIFWMRAQSGTSSLKALLYMDEIFGFLPPVENPPSKKAFLTLLKQSRAYGLGLVLASQNPSDLDYKALSNIGTWFLGRLQTKQDQSKVIEGLQTLTQTADAMTKEDYENILALLPSRVFIMKNIHEHQSCLFHTRWAMSYLKGPVTLEEINLLMQAKKEKQKSNQVKNSPDLLLSQKNIVLDPPQINGLKQRYALSDTVLGSEQIQYIPAILAKAEAVYQNNTYQVAAEKTFNMLWFDGNADIQTLNVDALQIDSRAETDSYVFAELPKNISDDKKRKTLLSKFKQAVYKNAPIVVYKDTLTKLISKQDEDKAGFIARLEHVYKEKRDQELDEIKAQYVKEIESLEDKKDKAVQKIDKEHAQYDQSKLSAAISFGTTVLGALLGRKVTRGSVGNLGTTLRRASKIQKEKNDVALAKEDVEKYEEGLKQLNTEMEQELKQLQQKYQNNNYDIKEIVVRASKSNITVDEEELVWLPSSNGELLVSLH, encoded by the coding sequence ATGGAAAAAATAATGGAAAGTATAGGTTCTTTTTATTTAGGAAAACAATATGATGTAGAAAATCAAGAAATCTTAGAGGATATGACCTATTATGATGCAAAAGACTTGTGCACGCATGCTGTTTGCTTAGGAATGACAGGAAGTGGTAAGACCGGCTTATGTGTGAGCTTACTTGAAGAAGCTATTTTAGATCAAATTCCAATCATCGCAATTGATCCAAAAGGAGATATTGCTAATTTAATGATGATCAGTCCAAACTTTGCGAGTGAAGATTTTATTAAGTGGGTAGACCCAGGTAAGGCTGCTGTAAAAGGGGTTACTTTACAAGCTTTTGCTAATAAAGAAGCAGAAAAATGGAAAGAAGGAACAGTATCTTGGCACCAAAATGCTAATAGAATAAAAGCACTAAAAGAGAATGCAAATATAAATATCTATACTCCAGGAAGTGAAAAAGGTTTGCAGGTTTCAATACTCAAGTCATTGAATAAACCTCAAACCGAGTCATTAACTGAGATCAATGATCATGCTGAACATTTGATAGAAGGGCTTTTAACTTTGATGGGAGAAAAGATAGAATCTCAAAGTCCACTTTTTGTCTATTTAACAAGTACATTGATCCATTTATGGAAAAAACTTAATCAAATTTCTTTAGGAAATTTAATTAAAGAAGTTCAAAACCCAAGCCAAAAAAAAATTGGAGTGATGGATATTGATCAGTTTATCAATGAAAAACAGCGTTTAAACTTGGCGATGAAACTTAATGCGTTGCTGGCTTCACCATCGTTTTCACTATGGAGTCAAGGAGATGGTTTAGATATTCAGAAATTATTATGGGATGAAAATGGTAAAGCAAAGGTTAATATATTTTCTATTGCACATTTGAGCGATAGTGAACGCATGTTTTTTGTCAGTAGTTTATTAGAAGAAATTATTTTTTGGATGCGAGCTCAATCTGGAACGTCAAGTCTTAAAGCTTTACTTTACATGGATGAGATTTTTGGTTTTTTACCCCCGGTTGAAAATCCGCCATCAAAAAAAGCATTTTTAACATTATTAAAACAATCTAGAGCCTATGGTCTTGGCCTAGTTTTAGCATCACAAAACCCGTCTGATTTAGATTATAAAGCACTATCCAATATTGGCACCTGGTTTTTAGGTCGATTGCAAACCAAACAAGATCAAAGTAAAGTTATAGAAGGTTTGCAAACACTTACTCAAACTGCCGATGCTATGACCAAAGAAGATTATGAAAATATTTTGGCTCTGTTACCAAGCCGAGTATTTATTATGAAAAATATTCATGAACATCAAAGTTGTCTTTTTCACACACGTTGGGCTATGTCCTATTTAAAAGGCCCAGTGACCCTTGAAGAAATTAACCTGCTGATGCAAGCAAAAAAGGAGAAGCAGAAATCTAATCAGGTAAAAAATTCTCCAGATCTTTTACTATCTCAAAAGAATATAGTTCTTGATCCACCTCAAATAAATGGGCTTAAACAAAGATATGCCCTCAGTGACACTGTTTTAGGGAGTGAACAAATTCAGTATATTCCAGCAATTTTAGCTAAAGCGGAAGCGGTATATCAAAATAATACTTATCAAGTTGCTGCTGAGAAAACATTTAATATGTTATGGTTTGATGGGAACGCTGATATTCAAACTTTAAATGTAGATGCTTTGCAAATTGATTCAAGAGCAGAAACGGATAGTTATGTCTTTGCAGAATTACCAAAAAATATTTCGGATGATAAAAAAAGAAAGACATTATTGAGTAAATTTAAACAAGCGGTATATAAAAATGCGCCAATAGTTGTTTATAAAGATACATTAACCAAGCTAATTTCAAAACAAGATGAAGATAAAGCTGGATTTATTGCTAGGCTTGAGCACGTTTATAAAGAAAAACGAGATCAAGAGTTGGATGAAATTAAGGCCCAGTATGTGAAAGAAATAGAATCGCTAGAAGATAAAAAAGATAAAGCGGTACAAAAAATAGATAAAGAACATGCGCAATATGATCAAAGCAAACTGTCAGCAGCCATTTCATTTGGGACAACAGTGCTTGGTGCTTTGCTGGGAAGAAAAGTGACCCGAGGAAGTGTAGGGAATCTTGGAACGACTTTAAGAAGAGCTTCTAAAATTCAAAAAGAAAAAAATGATGTTGCCTTGGCTAAAGAAGATGTTGAAAAATATGAAGAAGGTTTAAAACAACTTAATACTGAAATGGAACAAGAGCTAAAGCAGTTACAGCAAAAGTATCAAAATAATAATTATGATATCAAAGAGATTGTTGTTAGAGCAAGTAAAAGCAATATCACTGTTGATGAAGAAGAGCTTGTGTGGTTGCCCAGTAGTAATGGTGAGTTGCTAGTTAGTCTTCATTAA
- a CDS encoding AbgT family transporter: MAAKTQSKPNFFSRFLNFVEWAGNLLPHPVTLFAYFTLAIILFSGFAQWMGLEVIDPRPVGAKGRSADGIIKAVSLLSAEGIRWLYENLVKNFTNFAPLGTVLVALLGVGVAEGSGLIRTAVRSFILKAPRSLVTFNLVFAGILSNTASELGYVVLIPLGGYIFKSIGRHPLVGMAATFAGVSGGYSANLLIGTLDPLLAGITQEAARLIAPEYTVHAAVNWYFMMASTFVIAGIGTWVTEKIVEPKLGTYDESHADENDQRGASLLKETTPLEIKGMKWAFVSTLILSAILLLCVVPQGAILRDPETGAILKSPFLKGIVSSIFVFFLVPGVVYGKITGAFKSDKDVIASMAKSMSTMGLYIVIVFAAAQFINCFKWTNLGLIFAVKGAQWMQELGLQGGLIFFPFIIVCALVNLSLGSASAQWAATAPIFVPMLMLLGFSPEVIQAAYRIGDSSTNIITPMMSYFGLILAFAYRFDKRTGVGTIISTMLPYSILFLLSWSVLFYVWVFVFGLPVGPGAPTYFTP; this comes from the coding sequence ATGGCGGCAAAAACACAATCAAAACCCAACTTTTTTTCACGTTTTCTTAATTTTGTTGAATGGGCAGGTAATCTTTTACCGCATCCAGTAACATTATTTGCATACTTTACCTTGGCTATCATTTTGTTCAGTGGCTTTGCCCAATGGATGGGTTTAGAAGTGATTGATCCAAGACCTGTTGGCGCAAAGGGCCGAAGTGCAGACGGTATCATTAAAGCCGTTAGTCTGCTTAGCGCTGAAGGAATCCGTTGGCTCTATGAAAACTTGGTTAAAAACTTTACCAACTTTGCCCCTTTAGGCACGGTCCTGGTTGCTCTTTTAGGGGTTGGCGTAGCCGAAGGTTCCGGTTTAATTAGAACAGCGGTAAGAAGTTTTATTCTCAAAGCACCAAGAAGTTTGGTTACGTTTAATCTAGTTTTTGCAGGTATTCTCTCCAACACAGCTTCTGAATTAGGTTATGTCGTTTTAATCCCGCTTGGTGGTTACATTTTTAAATCTATAGGACGTCACCCCTTGGTGGGTATGGCAGCAACATTTGCAGGTGTTTCAGGTGGTTACAGCGCCAACTTATTGATTGGAACCTTAGATCCTCTTTTGGCCGGGATAACCCAAGAAGCAGCTCGACTCATAGCACCTGAATACACTGTACATGCCGCAGTAAACTGGTATTTCATGATGGCCAGTACATTTGTTATTGCTGGAATTGGCACCTGGGTGACCGAAAAAATTGTTGAGCCCAAGCTTGGAACCTACGACGAAAGCCACGCTGACGAAAATGATCAACGAGGAGCATCTCTTTTAAAAGAAACCACCCCTTTGGAAATTAAAGGTATGAAATGGGCTTTTGTTTCAACATTAATACTAAGCGCAATCTTATTGTTATGTGTTGTGCCCCAAGGTGCTATTTTAAGAGATCCTGAGACTGGCGCTATTTTAAAATCTCCATTTTTAAAGGGTATTGTCAGTAGCATCTTTGTATTCTTTTTAGTTCCGGGTGTTGTTTACGGTAAAATAACTGGAGCTTTTAAGTCAGATAAAGATGTTATTGCTTCTATGGCAAAATCGATGAGCACCATGGGTTTATATATTGTTATTGTTTTTGCTGCTGCACAATTTATTAATTGCTTTAAGTGGACCAACTTAGGTTTAATTTTTGCGGTCAAAGGTGCTCAATGGATGCAAGAACTTGGCTTACAAGGTGGGCTTATTTTTTTCCCATTCATTATTGTTTGCGCTTTAGTCAACTTAAGCTTGGGAAGTGCTTCAGCCCAATGGGCAGCGACAGCTCCAATTTTTGTACCTATGCTTATGCTCTTGGGTTTTAGTCCAGAGGTTATTCAAGCTGCTTATAGAATTGGTGATTCAAGCACTAATATTATTACACCCATGATGTCCTACTTTGGACTAATTTTGGCTTTTGCCTATCGTTTTGATAAAAGAACTGGTGTTGGAACAATTATTAGTACCATGCTTCCCTATTCCATCCTCTTTTTATTGTCATGGAGCGTTTTGTTTTATGTTTGGGTGTTTGTATTTGGTTTACCAGTAGGACCTGGGGCACCAACTTACTTTACCCCATAA
- a CDS encoding Spx/MgsR family RNA polymerase-binding regulatory protein, translated as METLKIYWHPNCSTCKKAVKFLDSNKLNYELIDLREKAPNKTELKTMMRNYPDAEKKLFNTSGQVYRENNYKEKILSLSKTDMVNELAQNGLLVKRPFLLKKDGLGQVGFKEEEWKKLLNLK; from the coding sequence ATGGAAACTTTAAAAATATATTGGCATCCCAACTGTTCAACATGTAAAAAAGCTGTAAAATTCTTAGATAGCAATAAGCTAAACTATGAATTAATTGATTTAAGAGAAAAAGCTCCCAATAAAACTGAATTAAAAACCATGATGCGCAACTACCCAGATGCCGAAAAAAAGCTGTTCAATACTTCTGGACAAGTTTACAGAGAAAATAATTATAAAGAAAAAATTTTAAGCCTTTCTAAGACTGATATGGTTAATGAACTTGCTCAAAATGGGCTTTTGGTTAAACGGCCTTTTCTTTTAAAGAAAGATGGTCTTGGTCAAGTAGGTTTTAAAGAGGAAGAGTGGAAAAAACTGTTAAACTTAAAATAA
- a CDS encoding radical SAM protein, with product MSDVLVINQPFVKDFCRTQRWAAKTRGRVLRAPDWLAYATAVLEKENVDVKLYDFPAREWGRKEFRELIAAEQPQYVVLDSTTPSIESDIGCARDVKEMAPHAKVIMVGPHASSCSDETLKNANGAVDAIAVGEYDYTVRDLITRDPHWKEVQGAVLWNGGDIIKNEARPLIEPIDELPYPAWHQLDLLKYFDGTKLHPYVDIFSGRGCPHKCTFCLWPQVMHGHKLRLRDPKCVVDEMEWVISICPEVVQGGEFFFEDDTFTLHKPTALGICEEILSRGLKVTFSVNARVDTADLHMMEMLKKAGCRELLVGFESGNQQVLDNIKKRATVEQAKVFMDRTKQAGLDVHGTFVMGLPGETKESMKETVEFANGLGLHTLQFSAAMPFPGTKYFEYAEEKGYLNTKDWSKWLDPEGEQTGVVSYPGLSKDEVEAGVNEGLKRFYFRPSYILRFALKNMHFKDFLRKVRGFRHFAGYLIENNRWVKKLFKKSSNKTV from the coding sequence ATGTCTGATGTCCTAGTCATAAACCAACCCTTTGTTAAAGATTTTTGTAGAACCCAACGTTGGGCGGCTAAAACCCGCGGTCGGGTGTTGCGGGCACCAGATTGGCTTGCTTATGCAACAGCAGTTCTTGAAAAAGAAAATGTTGATGTAAAACTATATGATTTTCCAGCTCGAGAGTGGGGGCGCAAGGAGTTTAGAGAGCTTATTGCAGCGGAACAGCCACAATATGTGGTTTTAGATTCAACTACACCATCTATTGAGTCAGACATTGGCTGTGCAAGAGACGTAAAAGAAATGGCACCGCATGCAAAAGTTATCATGGTTGGGCCCCATGCTTCTTCTTGCTCAGACGAGACCCTTAAAAATGCCAATGGCGCTGTTGATGCTATTGCTGTGGGTGAATATGATTATACAGTTAGAGATTTGATTACCAGAGATCCACATTGGAAAGAAGTGCAGGGAGCAGTACTTTGGAATGGTGGAGATATTATAAAAAACGAAGCTCGACCCCTCATAGAACCTATTGATGAGTTACCTTATCCAGCCTGGCATCAATTGGATTTATTAAAATATTTTGATGGTACAAAGCTACATCCCTATGTTGATATTTTTTCTGGTAGAGGCTGTCCTCACAAATGTACGTTTTGTTTATGGCCACAGGTCATGCATGGGCATAAGTTGCGTTTGCGCGATCCAAAATGTGTTGTTGATGAGATGGAATGGGTCATTTCAATTTGTCCTGAAGTTGTTCAAGGTGGTGAATTTTTCTTTGAAGATGATACCTTTACGCTACATAAACCAACAGCTTTAGGGATTTGTGAAGAAATTTTATCAAGAGGTTTAAAGGTTACTTTTTCTGTAAATGCAAGGGTTGATACTGCAGATCTACATATGATGGAAATGTTGAAAAAAGCCGGCTGTAGAGAGCTTTTGGTGGGTTTTGAATCTGGCAATCAACAAGTCTTAGATAACATTAAGAAAAGAGCAACCGTAGAGCAAGCTAAAGTATTTATGGATAGAACCAAGCAAGCGGGTTTAGATGTACATGGAACCTTTGTCATGGGCTTACCTGGAGAGACCAAAGAGAGTATGAAAGAAACAGTTGAGTTTGCCAACGGTTTAGGTTTGCATACACTACAGTTTTCTGCAGCCATGCCATTTCCCGGCACCAAATATTTTGAATATGCAGAAGAGAAAGGCTACCTTAACACCAAAGATTGGTCTAAATGGCTTGATCCTGAGGGCGAACAAACAGGTGTTGTGAGTTACCCAGGTTTAAGCAAAGATGAAGTTGAAGCAGGAGTTAATGAAGGCTTAAAGCGGTTTTATTTTCGTCCGAGTTATATTTTACGTTTTGCACTTAAAAATATGCATTTCAAAGACTTTTTGCGCAAAGTAAGAGGGTTTAGGCATTTTGCTGGTTATTTAATTGAGAATAACCGTTGGGTAAAAAAGCTGTTTAAAAAATCCTCAAATAAAACGGTGTAA